The Sebaldella sp. S0638 genomic interval TTTCATAATAAAGTCCTCCTGTTTTTAGTTTATCATAAAAAGATTTTTTTATTTACAGACTTTTTATCACAGGCTCATATTCACAGTACCTTCTTATAATTTATAAATATTTATTTCAGATCAAAAAAATATGTTTTTATGTAAGCTAATTCTTCCCGCATAATATTTGGGATAAAACTTATATTTCTAGTTTTGGAGCAAAGAGGGTAAACTGTGAGATTATAATGTTTTGCTATAATTCCAGCACGCGGCATGTGAAAGTCACTGGTAACAAGAAGAATATTACGGTATTCTATATTTTTATCTTTTAGTGTATCAATATAGAATTTTATATTTTCATTGGTACTTCTGGATTTATCTTCAAGAAATATTCTGCTTTCATCAATTCCGTTTTCCAGGAAATATTCTTTCATTGCTATAGATTCCGGAATTTTCTCATCAATTCCCTGTCCGCCTGTAAGAAATACATTTAGGTGCGGATATTTTTTCAGATATTCAATGGCTTTGTCTGATCTTTTTTTTCCTTCAGGTGACAGATGGGTTCCATACTTCAAACCGCTTCCGAGAACTACAATAAAATCGGATTTTTCAGCACCTGACAGATTTTCATATTTTACATTTTTATATAAAATAAATGCAAAAAATAAAATAAAAGTAATATATAAAATAAAGAAAATGTAAATTATGCTCTTTAATGCGGTATTATTGGTATAAACTGAAAAAAGAAGCAGCATTGCTGCTGCAGCCAGTAAAAACGGTCCTAAATTTCTTATTCCTATAATAAAAAGAAATAAGCTGTATAAAATTATTATTGAACTAAAAATTTTGATAGTAAGTTTCATTTTACTCCTTAAGATGTATAATTTAGTAGATTTTGGAGAAGGTTTCTCCGATTTTTTCTCTTATGATAATATCAGCTCTTGAATCATAGGGAGTAGGAGTCATATTAATCAGTGCCAGATAACTCCCGTCGAAATAATTAATAAGTGAAGCAGCAGGATTAACCATAAGTGAAGTACCTCCTACGATAAGGACATCGGCTTTTTTCAGCAGATTTACCGCACCGTTAATGACGTCATAATCCAGTTCTTCTTCATATAAAACCACATCAGGTTTTATAATACCGCCACAGCTGCATAAAGGAACCATGGTTTCAATTTTTAGAAAATCATCAAGAGAGTAGAATTTTCCGCATTTCATACAATGATTTTTTGCTATGCTTCCATGAAGTTCAAATACATTTTCGCTGCCGGCTTTTTGATGAAGAGCATCTATATTTTGGGTAATAATACCTTTTAATTTTTTGTCTTTTTCCATTTGGGCGAGTACATTGTGTGCTGTATTAGGCTTTGCACTGGTAAAAATAAGATTCTTTTTATAAAATTCAAAAAAGATATCAGGATTTTCAATGAAAAAGCTATGTGACAATATAGTTTCAGGATTATTCTGATACAAGCCGTCAGCACTCCTGAAATCAGGAATTCCACTTTCTGTAGAAACACCGGCACCGCCGAAAAAAACTATATTATTGCTGTTATTGACTACATTTTTCAGTTTTTCAATTTCACTGTTCATCTGCATCACCTCTTTTTACAGTAAGCAAAGTCTCAATAATTCTTTTTTCTTTAATGGAAGTAATTCTGAATTCCAGATTCTGATAATTTAGCACAAGATCCTCGGTTTCCTCAGGAAAATAGCCTAAAAGAGATATAAGAAATCCGCTTATAGTATCTGAATCAGTAGGAATCTTTAGTTTCAGGGTATCATTAATCTCGTTAATAGGAGTAGAACCTTTTAGTACATAAGTATTTTCTCCGGTTTTCAGAATGTCAGGATCGTACTCGTCATATTCATCATCTATATCGCCCATTATTTCTTCAATAAGATCTTCAATTGTAATTATTCCCGAAAAACCGCCGTATTCATCTATAAGTACAGCCATATGTTTTTTCTTGGCTTTCAGCTCATGGAACAGTTCGTTTATATTTTTGGTATCAGGAATAAAGTAAGCTTTGTGAAGCAGTTTTCTTATGTTAATATTATCAAATCCGCTTTTGTAAGCTTCGATAATAAGATCTTTTATATAAAGTATTCCCAAAATATTGTCAATATCATTTTCATATACGGGTATTCTGGAGTATTTTTCTTCAATAATGCTTTCAAGTATAACATTAACAGGTGTATCAGCATTAATTATAAATGCATCGGTTCTTGGTGTCATTACTTCTTTTGCTGTTTTATCATCAAAGGTAAAGAAACTGCTCAGCATATCCTTGTTAATAATACTGTCGTCATTAGTAGAGTCGATTATTGCTTTTATCTCTTCCTTTGACATATTATCATTGATAATACTGCTGTCAAATCTGAATATTTTCAGTACAAAAGCAGTAGACCAAGATAAAATCTTAATAAAGACATAAAAAAACTTTGAGATATAAGTAATCGGCACTATAGAAAACAATGCAATAGACTCAGGATTGGTAAGGGCGACGCGTTTAGGCACAAGTTCCCCGAATACCAGTGTCAGGTATGATAACAGCAAAGTTATTATAAATAGTGAGATATCATAGCTGTTAGGTATATTCAGATTTACAAGCAGATTGTTCAATCCGTCGGTAAGTCCTGTAGCAGCAAGAGCACTTGCAAAGAATCCTGCAAATGTAATTCCTATCTGTATAGCAGAAAGAAAATTACTCGGTTCCTGTAACAGATCATATAATAAAGCGGCTTTTTTATTGCCGTTATCGACTAATATTTTTATTTTATTTTTGTTAGCGGAAACAACTGCCATTTCAGCAGCTGAAAAAAAGGCGTTTATAAGTGTTAAAATGAGAATAAGAATTATTTTGTATTTTAAAGTTCCGGGGTCCGGTTCCATAAAAAATCCCTCCAGTTTTGTGTGAATGTTATGTTACTATACCATATTTAAAGGATTTATTCAATGTTTTATTATAATAGTAGAAAAATACGCCAAGATGTGGTATATTTTATAATATATAATTTTTTAAGAGAGTAGAGTTATGATTGATACTATTTATATTATATTTTTGATTATATTTAATTTTTATAAGATTCTGGCAGGATATAGTTATCTGACTTCAAGATATTTGAAAAATAAAGAAATAGCAGTAAAATTAATACTGATTATAGAAATATTTTCATTTGTTTATATCTTTTTGAGTAAATTAATCCCATTGACTGCACCTCCGTTTATATTGTTAGGGGCAGCAGGAGAATCTTATTTTCAGGTAAAAAACTTTTTTATTATTTTCAGCATGTGTTATTTGATATTTGATTTATGCTTTCTGGCATATGTGTCAGGTTTAAATATAAAAGGCCTTTTCAGGGAATACAGAACAGTAAGTATAGCAACAGGTCTGTTATTTTTATTTAACGGGATTTTTTCTATATTTGTTTTTATCTAATTATTAGCAGTGTACACATAAATTTAGGGAGAGTTATATTATGAAGTATTTGATTTCTGCTTGTCTGGTAGGAAAGAAATGTAACTATAAAGGTGAATCGAATGTAGTGAAAAAGCTCAGGGAGCTGTATCTGAAAGGTGATGCGGTACTGGTTTGCCCTGAAGTAATGGGCGGACTGAAAACTCCCAGAGAAGCAGCGGAAATTCTCACTTACCAAGAGAAGCTCACAATAAAAACCATCTCAGGAAAAGATGTAACAGAAGCATTTATTATTGGTGCGGGAAAAGCCTTGAAGGTGGCTAAAGAAAATAGAATTACCACAGCAATACTAAAGGCCAGAAGTCCGTCATGCGGATGCAGCCAGATATATGACGGGACATTCTCAAAGAAAATAGTAGACGGTGATGGTGTTACGGCTTCTTTGCTGAAACTGAACGGAATAAAAGTAATTACTGAGGAAGAAATCTTACAAAAACTAAAAAAATTATCTGATGACAAGGAGTAATAAAATGGTTATAAAATCAGGAAATACTGAGAAGATAGTTTCTGAAAAGCCGAGAGGCGGTAAAGGAATAATAATAAATAACAGATATCTGGACTCACATGAGCTGGATAATAATCTTCAGGGATTTTATGTAAATGAATTGGAACCGGCTGGAGAAATAGGATGCCATATGCATGAAGGCGAAGAAGAAATTTATTATATACTGGAAGGTAGCGGGATTATCATAGATAACGGAACTGAAGTGCCTATAGAGAAAGGTGATGTTATATATACCAAAAGCGGAGAGTCGCACGGGATGAGAAATACAGGAACTGAATCTTTAAAATTTATAGGATTTATAGTAAAAAAATAAATATATTCAAAATAAAATCTGCCCCGTGAGGCAGATTTTTATATATCTGTGTTATTTTTTTAAATATCTGAACATTAGTATTGCATATAGAATTACGAACAGTACTATCAAAAGCAAAAGTATGCTTTCAAAGAAACCGCTTGCAAGTGTACCGATGATAATACCAAATAGTACAAGAACTATTTTTAACAATGAATAATCTAATAGAGTAAACTTTTTAGCTTTTTCCAGAGATTTTTCAAACATATTCATCACCTCTTCCCATAAATTATTATAACATATTACAGATAAATTGTATATAAAAATAAAATGTAGCATCAATGTCTTTTTCTTGAAAAATAAACCGGAATAATATATATAAAGAGATTGAGTTTTGGTATAATATCTATATATAGTAAATTGGAAAGGAAGGGTAGTATGAAGGAAGAATACATAATGTCAGTACAAAAACTAAAAAATATCAAAAAAGTCATAAATTTTAACAGCAATATTATATTGATCATTCAAGCAAATAATGAACGGCTAAATTCAAGAATACGTTTTCCAAGGCTTGAACATGGTTTGGATAATGAAGGACTCGTGTTTTTTTACTGTAGAAGCGGAAGAATCTGTATAGAATTAGTAAATGAAAAAAAGATATTGCTGTCCAAAAATACTGTATTTATTTCAAAAACAGGTATAATAAAGAATATAATAAAACTTGATGCTGCTAATCTGTTAATGATATATTTGAAAAAAGAATTTTTTAACCTTTACTTTGAATGTGATTTTAATATAGAAGAGGGGAAATATAAGATTTTTTCACTGAAAGAATATGAATCGACACCTTTTGAAAGGGTAATAAACTACGATGAATATCCGCAGAAACTACAGAAAATATTTATAGTTTCCAAAACTCTTGAAGGACTTATGCATATAAGCAGCCACTTTCTGGGAGTCAGCTATAACGGCAATAAAATGGAATATATCAGTGATTATATAATAAATAATATAGGTGAAAAACTTACAATAAAAAATCTTGCTGGAAAAGTTTCTATTTCGGAGACAAATTTTAAAATAAAATTCAAGGAATATTACGGGATGAGTTCAAAAGAATATATAAGGAATTTACGGTTGGAAACAGCAAAAGAACTTTTGCTGAATACCTCACTTAATATAAAAGAAATATTTTCAAAAATCGGAATAGAAAATTATCAGACATTTTATAATCTTTTTATTTTAAAATATGGTTTATCTCCCACTAAGCTAAGGATGAAAAACGAGGAAGAAAACAGTAATATAAAATAAAAAAGTTATTGGAATAAACAAGAAAAAAAAGATATTATTCAAAAAAATACTAATAATATTTTGGAAAATCGTGGTATAATTATACAGTAGAAAGACAGGTGTACTATATTGTTAAAACTGGAATTTATTGTAAAAATTATAAATACAGAAAATAAGTAACACCAAATTGTCAAATTAACCGAGGATGGTGATATTAATGTCTGGAAAGCTGATTGTATCGATACTGGTAGTGTGGTTTATATTTACTTTTCTTTTTACCTTTTTAAAGAAAAAATCGGGAAAAGGAAACAAGTTAGAAATATGGGAAATTATTGTAGCATTAGTAGTGAGTATTCCTTTGGTTTTAATTTTAATTGCGGTACACTTAATATAAAAAAATAAGGAGTTTTCTGTAAAAGCAGCTCCTTATTTTTATTTTGGGATATCAGGACAGCTGAGAATTAATAGCTGAAATCCAGGATATCCTTATTTATTTCTCTTATCAAAAATCTTTCAGTATGTTCATCGTTATGAAGTCTTCCCAGAACAAACAGCTTAGACAGTATTTTTCCGGCAAAGACTTTTGTTACAGGATTGATATCACTTAATTTATACATATTTATAAAATTATAAATATTTTCCGAAACAGCTTTCAGACTTTCTTTTCCATTCTCGAATACAAATCTGCTGTCACTTATAAATCTTTCATATATAGTCATTCCTTTGTTCAGAGTGACACCGTTATTTTTTTCTTCGACACTTGCTTTAGAGAACTGGTCAAATATCTCTGCAAATAACATATCATTAGGCCCTTCAAATATAGTAAAAGGTCTGATATCAAGAGCAATATTGCTAATAGGATGACCTGATTCATAGCCTTTGGCACCTAGTAGTTTCTGTGCGATTCTGGCAGCTTCGTAGGCATATTCTGAAGCAACGGCTTTTACTATATTTGCCTCCATAAGTTTGTCATTAACAGGTTTATCAGGTGATACACTTTTACATACAAAATCATAAAGAACTTTTGAAACAGCTTTTCTGCTGTCTATTTCATGAAGCTCATGCATGATAAAATCAATTTTGCTTCTGATATATTTAGTAACATTGTTATGAATATTTTCAATAATTCCATGAGTCATTCCAACTAACTGAAGACGGCTTCTTATAAATAAATCCTGAAATTCACGAAGATTTTTTCTTGGAACTTCTGATAGTATAATAAGGTTTTCCGCAGGAATTTCACCTTCAATTTCATTAACAGCATATCTAACTGCTTTTAATCCTTCTGACTTAACAGGAGTGAATTTTATATTTTCTCTAGGGACAAACAGAAGATTTATGCTTTTTTCCATTTTTTCGCCTTTTTTCTCTTTTGCAGCAACAAGAAGAAAATCACTCTGTGAATTTCCCTGCCAGTATTTTTTTGCTTTTATGTAGATATTTCCGTTTTCAAGAAATTCATAATAAGAGAGCATTTCTTTAGCTATAGCTGATCCTGAACTGTCAGGTTCAGTAATTGCAAGACCTCCGCCTTCGCCGTTAAAAATAAGGGGCAGAACTTTTTCAATAAGATCTTTTTTAGCATATTTAGTAAGGGGCTGTATAACTAAAGCACCTTCAATACCAGTTCTTAATGTAAGGGGAACACCGTAATGTCCGGCTAGTCTTAATACTTCCTGCAGTTCTTTTTGATTAGGGGTTCTTCCGCCGTATTCCACAGGGAGAAAAGGTGTAAGCAATCCTTGCTTTTTTATTTCCAGCCATTTATCCTCAGGCAGATATTCCATTAAATCTATTTTCTTTTCAGCATCATCGCCGAAATATTTATCAAAAAAGCTTTTTAGATTACTTAAAAACTCTTTTGTGTTATATGATATTACTTCTTTATTAATCATAGTATTTACACTTCCTCCTATTTTCTAAAAATTCAGACAACTTAACAGAATACTGTTAAATTTACGTTATTATACCATTCTTTAAAAAGTAAAGCAATTATTTTCAAATATTTAGATAATAAAAATAATAGTTTTTAAAACAAAATAAATATTACTTTTTCTTACAAAGTAATGTGCAGTATTCGTTATAGCAGAAGATTTACAGTTTTATATTGAAATAGGCAGGATTATTAAAATAATCAATTTATTAGTTAATAGTTTTGTAAATACAAATGAAATAGCATTTTTCTTTAAAAATATGTCTTTTTTATGAAACGAAATATGCCGAAAAAAACTGTAAAAAAATTATTTTTGTGGTAAAATAAGAACAGATGTTCAAAATAGTTTTTATATACTTTTAAAACAAAAGTTTAAGAAGGAGAGTGGGATGAGTTTAAAGAAAGCAGCAATATTGATTATGGCACTGACTCTGGCTGGTTGTGTAGAAGTCCCCAAAATCTCAAGAAACGGCATAGATAATATTCCGTCTATACCATTTCCGAAAGATAACAGTAAAAATGACGATATGACTTTAAAATTTTTGTCAGATAACTGGTGGAAGATGTATAATGATCCTGTATTAAATGTATTAGTGAGTATTTCACTGGAATCAAACAAGGATCTGAAAATAGCAAGACTGAATATACAAAAAGCTGCCGAGAATATTTATCTGGCTAAGTCACAGAATGCACCATATGTTGATCTGAATTCTGATTTTCAGAGAGAAAGAACAAGTGAACACGGATTAACACCGCCGCCGTATGGAGGTTCTATTTTTAATTTTGGAAATATAACGCTCCAAAGCAGTTATACGGTTGATTTGTACAATAAATTCGGTTCATTAACAAGAGAGGCTCAATATACAGCAATCGCTCAGACATTGAATTCAAAATGGGTGGAGCTTAGCATCTCTAATCAGGTAACAAAGCTCTATGGGTATTATATTTATCTTATTGAGGAAGAAAAAAATCTTTCTCAAAGAGAGAGTACATTAAAAGAGCTGGAATCTTTGGAAAAAGACAGAATTTCCATAGGCAAGGGTATAAAAGAATCACTTATCGAAATACAGCAGGAATTAAGAACAACACAGTCACTTATAAAAATTAATTCCCTGAATCAACAGCTCACAGAAAACAATCTAAATCTGATTACAGGACTTACAGCTCCTGACAAAATAAAATCTCTGCTGGCACAGGTAAAAAATAAACCTAATTTTTCTCTATATAACAATTTAAAGATACCTGATACTGTTTCCTCAGATATAATAAGAAACAGACCTGATGTAGAGTATTATTTAATGATAATAAACAGTCAGGAAGCAAAGCTGAATGCGCTGAAAGCTGATTTTTACCCGCAGTTCAGTATAACGGGACAGGCAGGATTACAGTCAATAGGATTTAATAATCTTCTGAAATCAGGATCATTTCTGGGAATGATCGGAGCAAGTATATATCTGCCAATTCTTGATTCAGGAAAAATAAAAAGCAATTATAAAATAGCAGGTACAGATCTGAATATATTTATAGAACAATACAATAAATCTGTGCTGAATGCATATGAAGATGTAAATAATAATCTTCTTAAAGTAAAAACAAACTGGAATACAATTAAATATGATGATGCTAATCTAAAGTCACAGGGTGAACTTTTGGATAGAGACGGGCAGAGGCTGAAACTTGGCAAAATAGCTAAGTACGATTATACTGTATCAAAATATAACTGGCTTGTCAGTGTTCTTGACAATAAACAGAAGCATTACAGTCTATACTCACAGCAGATTGACCTTATAAATTCTCTGGGCGGTTCTTACGGAGTTGAATAAAAAATATTTCGGAGGTATAAGTTTATGTCAGAACAGAAAAATAAGAAAATACCTGATTTGAAAGCACCAAATGCTAAAGAAAAGGGTGTTTCGAAAACTAGTGATGAAAATGAAAAAAAGAAGAAACAATAGAAAAAGAAAATAATAAAACAGAGGAAAAACAATCAAACAGAAAAAAAGCACTTGTGCGAATTGGCGTATTTGTTATTGTTATAGCGATAATTGGAATAATATTCGGAGTAAAATGGTTTACAGCGGGAAGATGGATTCAGGGAACAGATGATGCCTATGTGAATGGTTTTCAAAATACTGTAACTTCTCAGGTTGACGGAAGAATAACCGAATTATATATAAAAGATACTCAGACGGTAAAAGAGGGAGACCTCCTTGCAGTAATAGATGACACCGATTATAAAATAAATTTTGAAAAAGCAGAAGCTAATCTTGCAAAAGCAGTAAAAACATATTACAGTCTTAATTCAAGTGCAGATCAATATTCAGATGTAATAAAATCATTAAGAAGCTCACTGCAGAAAGCACAGGCAGATTATAAAAGAGATAATGCCGCATATAAACAAGGACTTATAAGCAAGGAAACATATGATGCCACTGCAAATAATCTGGATCAGGCGCAGACTTCACTGAATAAAGCATTGAAAGAACAGGACAATGCCAGAATACAGGCTATATCAAGCAGCATATATACTCATCCTGAAGTAAAAGCAGCAATAGTCAGTTATAAAGAAGCATATGTAAATCTGGAGAGAACAAAGATTTATGCACCTATTTCCGGAGTTGTAGCAAAGAAATCCGTTTATATAGGGCAGAAAGTATCTGCTAATCAGGAACTTCTTACACTTATAGATCTGAATGATATATGGGTAGACGGAAATATGAAGGAAAATCAGCTGAAAAATATTAAAATAGGAAATAAAGTAGAGCTAAAGAGCGATGTAAATGGAAAAAAATATACAGGTTATGTAACAGGAATATCAGCAGGAACAGGAAATGCATTTTCCATACTTCCTGCACAGAATGCCACTGGTAACTGGATAAAAATAGTACAGAGAATTCCTGTAAGGATAGATATAGATAAGGACAGCATAAAAGAAAACGGGGCTGTTTCTTTGGGAAGCAGTATGATAATAGATGTAGATACCAAGGAAGTAGTCGAAAATCCAAATGTAAATAATATAAAGGAGCAAAAAACGAACCTTTACACTATAGATGAAAGTGCCATAAATCATAAAATAAGCGAGATTATAGACGCAAACCTGGGTAGAAGATAGGAGAAAATCATGAATTTTTCATTAATATTGGCTACATTGG includes:
- a CDS encoding helix-turn-helix transcriptional regulator; translation: MKEEYIMSVQKLKNIKKVINFNSNIILIIQANNERLNSRIRFPRLEHGLDNEGLVFFYCRSGRICIELVNEKKILLSKNTVFISKTGIIKNIIKLDAANLLMIYLKKEFFNLYFECDFNIEEGKYKIFSLKEYESTPFERVINYDEYPQKLQKIFIVSKTLEGLMHISSHFLGVSYNGNKMEYISDYIINNIGEKLTIKNLAGKVSISETNFKIKFKEYYGMSSKEYIRNLRLETAKELLLNTSLNIKEIFSKIGIENYQTFYNLFILKYGLSPTKLRMKNEEENSNIK
- a CDS encoding YdcF family protein, which translates into the protein MKLTIKIFSSIIILYSLFLFIIGIRNLGPFLLAAAAMLLLFSVYTNNTALKSIIYIFFILYITFILFFAFILYKNVKYENLSGAEKSDFIVVLGSGLKYGTHLSPEGKKRSDKAIEYLKKYPHLNVFLTGGQGIDEKIPESIAMKEYFLENGIDESRIFLEDKSRSTNENIKFYIDTLKDKNIEYRNILLVTSDFHMPRAGIIAKHYNLTVYPLCSKTRNISFIPNIMREELAYIKTYFFDLK
- a CDS encoding cupin domain-containing protein; protein product: MVIKSGNTEKIVSEKPRGGKGIIINNRYLDSHELDNNLQGFYVNELEPAGEIGCHMHEGEEEIYYILEGSGIIIDNGTEVPIEKGDVIYTKSGESHGMRNTGTESLKFIGFIVKK
- a CDS encoding hemolysin family protein produces the protein MEPDPGTLKYKIILILILTLINAFFSAAEMAVVSANKNKIKILVDNGNKKAALLYDLLQEPSNFLSAIQIGITFAGFFASALAATGLTDGLNNLLVNLNIPNSYDISLFIITLLLSYLTLVFGELVPKRVALTNPESIALFSIVPITYISKFFYVFIKILSWSTAFVLKIFRFDSSIINDNMSKEEIKAIIDSTNDDSIINKDMLSSFFTFDDKTAKEVMTPRTDAFIINADTPVNVILESIIEEKYSRIPVYENDIDNILGILYIKDLIIEAYKSGFDNINIRKLLHKAYFIPDTKNINELFHELKAKKKHMAVLIDEYGGFSGIITIEDLIEEIMGDIDDEYDEYDPDILKTGENTYVLKGSTPINEINDTLKLKIPTDSDTISGFLISLLGYFPEETEDLVLNYQNLEFRITSIKEKRIIETLLTVKRGDADEQ
- a CDS encoding TolC family protein encodes the protein MSLKKAAILIMALTLAGCVEVPKISRNGIDNIPSIPFPKDNSKNDDMTLKFLSDNWWKMYNDPVLNVLVSISLESNKDLKIARLNIQKAAENIYLAKSQNAPYVDLNSDFQRERTSEHGLTPPPYGGSIFNFGNITLQSSYTVDLYNKFGSLTREAQYTAIAQTLNSKWVELSISNQVTKLYGYYIYLIEEEKNLSQRESTLKELESLEKDRISIGKGIKESLIEIQQELRTTQSLIKINSLNQQLTENNLNLITGLTAPDKIKSLLAQVKNKPNFSLYNNLKIPDTVSSDIIRNRPDVEYYLMIINSQEAKLNALKADFYPQFSITGQAGLQSIGFNNLLKSGSFLGMIGASIYLPILDSGKIKSNYKIAGTDLNIFIEQYNKSVLNAYEDVNNNLLKVKTNWNTIKYDDANLKSQGELLDRDGQRLKLGKIAKYDYTVSKYNWLVSVLDNKQKHYSLYSQQIDLINSLGGSYGVE
- a CDS encoding efflux RND transporter periplasmic adaptor subunit encodes the protein MRIGVFVIVIAIIGIIFGVKWFTAGRWIQGTDDAYVNGFQNTVTSQVDGRITELYIKDTQTVKEGDLLAVIDDTDYKINFEKAEANLAKAVKTYYSLNSSADQYSDVIKSLRSSLQKAQADYKRDNAAYKQGLISKETYDATANNLDQAQTSLNKALKEQDNARIQAISSSIYTHPEVKAAIVSYKEAYVNLERTKIYAPISGVVAKKSVYIGQKVSANQELLTLIDLNDIWVDGNMKENQLKNIKIGNKVELKSDVNGKKYTGYVTGISAGTGNAFSILPAQNATGNWIKIVQRIPVRIDIDKDSIKENGAVSLGSSMIIDVDTKEVVENPNVNNIKEQKTNLYTIDESAINHKISEIIDANLGRR
- a CDS encoding acyl-CoA dehydrogenase family protein, which gives rise to MINKEVISYNTKEFLSNLKSFFDKYFGDDAEKKIDLMEYLPEDKWLEIKKQGLLTPFLPVEYGGRTPNQKELQEVLRLAGHYGVPLTLRTGIEGALVIQPLTKYAKKDLIEKVLPLIFNGEGGGLAITEPDSSGSAIAKEMLSYYEFLENGNIYIKAKKYWQGNSQSDFLLVAAKEKKGEKMEKSINLLFVPRENIKFTPVKSEGLKAVRYAVNEIEGEIPAENLIILSEVPRKNLREFQDLFIRSRLQLVGMTHGIIENIHNNVTKYIRSKIDFIMHELHEIDSRKAVSKVLYDFVCKSVSPDKPVNDKLMEANIVKAVASEYAYEAARIAQKLLGAKGYESGHPISNIALDIRPFTIFEGPNDMLFAEIFDQFSKASVEEKNNGVTLNKGMTIYERFISDSRFVFENGKESLKAVSENIYNFINMYKLSDINPVTKVFAGKILSKLFVLGRLHNDEHTERFLIREINKDILDFSY
- a CDS encoding DUF523 domain-containing protein, producing the protein MKYLISACLVGKKCNYKGESNVVKKLRELYLKGDAVLVCPEVMGGLKTPREAAEILTYQEKLTIKTISGKDVTEAFIIGAGKALKVAKENRITTAILKARSPSCGCSQIYDGTFSKKIVDGDGVTASLLKLNGIKVITEEEILQKLKKLSDDKE
- a CDS encoding NAD-dependent protein deacylase, translating into MNSEIEKLKNVVNNSNNIVFFGGAGVSTESGIPDFRSADGLYQNNPETILSHSFFIENPDIFFEFYKKNLIFTSAKPNTAHNVLAQMEKDKKLKGIITQNIDALHQKAGSENVFELHGSIAKNHCMKCGKFYSLDDFLKIETMVPLCSCGGIIKPDVVLYEEELDYDVINGAVNLLKKADVLIVGGTSLMVNPAASLINYFDGSYLALINMTPTPYDSRADIIIREKIGETFSKIY